In one Sphingomonas hankookensis genomic region, the following are encoded:
- the purB gene encoding adenylosuccinate lyase, with amino-acid sequence MIPRYSRPEMTALWQPQARFRIWFEIEAHATDALAELGVVPKEAAEKIWAMNDADFDVERIDTIEAETKHDVIAFLTHVSERTGPEARFLHQGMTSSDVLDTCLAVQLARASDILLADLDKLLEVIERRAREHKLTPTIGRSHGIHAEPVTFGLKLAQAYAEFDRCRTRLRNARAEVATCAISGAVGTFANIDPRVEEHVAQKMGLTVEPVSTQVIPRDRHAMYFATLGVIAGSIERLATEIRHLQRTEVLEAEEYFSPGQKGSSAMPHKRNPVLTENLTGLARMVRGYVTPALENVALWHERDISHSSVERYIGPDATITLDFALARLTGVIDKLVVYPARMEKNLNKMGGLVHSQRVLLALTQAGVSREDSYRYVQRNAMKVWESDGALSLLELLKADPDVAAALSAEEIESRFDLDYHYKHVDTIFARVFGQA; translated from the coding sequence ATGATTCCCCGCTACTCCCGCCCCGAAATGACCGCCCTGTGGCAGCCCCAGGCCCGATTCCGCATCTGGTTCGAGATCGAGGCGCACGCGACCGACGCGCTGGCCGAACTGGGCGTGGTGCCGAAGGAAGCCGCCGAGAAGATCTGGGCGATGAACGACGCCGATTTCGACGTCGAACGGATCGACACGATCGAGGCGGAGACCAAGCATGACGTCATCGCCTTCCTGACGCACGTATCGGAGCGGACCGGGCCGGAGGCGCGCTTCCTGCATCAGGGCATGACCAGTTCGGACGTGCTCGACACCTGCCTTGCGGTGCAGCTGGCGCGCGCGTCCGACATCCTGCTCGCCGATCTCGACAAGCTGCTCGAGGTGATCGAACGCCGCGCGCGCGAGCACAAGCTGACCCCGACCATCGGCCGCAGCCATGGCATCCATGCCGAGCCGGTCACCTTCGGCCTGAAGCTGGCGCAAGCCTATGCCGAGTTCGACCGCTGCCGCACCCGCCTGCGCAATGCCCGCGCCGAAGTCGCGACCTGCGCGATTTCGGGCGCGGTCGGCACCTTCGCCAACATCGACCCGCGCGTCGAGGAACATGTCGCGCAGAAGATGGGCCTCACCGTCGAACCGGTGTCGACCCAGGTCATCCCGCGCGACCGCCATGCGATGTACTTCGCCACGCTGGGCGTGATCGCCGGGTCGATCGAGCGGCTGGCGACCGAAATCCGTCATCTGCAGCGCACCGAAGTGCTGGAAGCCGAGGAATATTTCTCGCCGGGCCAGAAGGGGTCGTCGGCGATGCCGCACAAGCGCAACCCGGTGCTGACCGAGAACCTGACCGGCCTCGCCCGCATGGTTCGCGGCTATGTGACGCCCGCGTTGGAAAACGTCGCGCTGTGGCATGAGCGCGACATCAGCCACTCGTCGGTCGAGCGCTATATCGGCCCCGACGCGACGATCACGCTCGACTTCGCGCTCGCCCGCCTGACCGGCGTGATCGACAAGCTGGTCGTCTATCCGGCGCGGATGGAAAAGAACCTCAACAAGATGGGCGGCCTCGTCCATTCGCAGCGCGTGCTGCTGGCACTGACCCAGGCCGGGGTGAGCCGCGAAGATTCGTATCGCTATGTCCAGCGCAACGCGATGAAGGTGTGGGAATCGGACGGCGCGCTGTCGCTGCTCGAACTGTTGAAGGCCGATCCGGACGTTGCCGCTGCATTGTCGGCGGAAGAGATCGAGAGCCGGTTCGACCTCGATTACCACTACAAGCATGTCGACACGATCTTCGCCCGGGTGTTCGGACAGGCGTGA
- a CDS encoding acyloxyacyl hydrolase, which translates to MIRLEKGVLGAVLALASTTAMAQEGPEPMPPREQAEIAVGVLRHGANFHPLGSKLIFDLPALPAGQIYEGEEENGTVDVQIAYRTAPLRILLKPCLTAKVQINTAGRTSFFSVGAEWRQHILRGRVYGQAGIGATVIDGYSFTPDPFQPGISNEEAWRRYDIYRRRTSFGSKILFNPNASIGVRVDRRWAVELAWEHHSHRQIFSDTNPGIDHVGIRVVRRLGR; encoded by the coding sequence ATGATTCGGTTGGAAAAGGGCGTCCTGGGCGCAGTGTTGGCGCTCGCCTCGACGACGGCGATGGCGCAGGAGGGGCCGGAACCAATGCCGCCCCGCGAGCAGGCCGAGATCGCGGTCGGCGTCCTGCGGCACGGCGCCAACTTCCACCCGCTCGGCAGCAAGCTGATCTTCGACCTGCCCGCATTGCCGGCCGGCCAGATTTACGAGGGCGAGGAGGAGAACGGCACGGTCGACGTGCAGATCGCCTATCGCACCGCGCCGCTGCGCATCCTCCTGAAACCCTGCCTGACGGCGAAGGTGCAGATCAACACCGCCGGGCGCACCAGCTTCTTCAGCGTCGGGGCGGAGTGGCGCCAGCATATCCTGCGCGGCCGGGTCTATGGGCAGGCGGGGATCGGCGCGACGGTCATCGACGGCTACAGCTTTACCCCTGATCCGTTCCAGCCCGGCATCTCGAACGAAGAGGCTTGGCGGCGCTACGACATCTATCGCCGCCGGACCTCGTTCGGGTCGAAAATCCTGTTCAATCCCAACGCGTCGATCGGGGTGCGGGTCGACCGGCGCTGGGCGGTCGAACTGGCCTGGGAACATCACAGCCATCGCCAGATATTTTCCGATACCAATCCTGGCATCGACCATGTCGGTATCCGCGTCGTGCGGCGGCTGGGGCGGTGA
- the dnaJ gene encoding molecular chaperone DnaJ encodes MTTEVDFYELLECERTADAGTIKSAYRKLAIKYHPDKNAGCKDSEAKFKAINEAYDCLKDPQKRAAYDRYGHAAFRQGAGGPGGGAQDFGGFSDIFESVFGEFMGGGRQGRAGPRRGADLRYDMEISLEEAYHGHQTEITVDVSTSCAPCGGSGASPGTKARTCHTCNGQGKVRAQQGFFVVERACPTCHGAGQVISDPCPVCNGEGRVDQTKTLQVNIPPGVDEGTRIRLTGEGEAGARGAPAGDLYIFLHVKRHALFEREGTALHARAPISFTTAALGGTIEIPGLDGQKHSIRVPAGIQSGKELRQRGAGMPVLQGRGHGDMVIHIEVETPTRLSARQKELLEAFRETETGEECPESMGFFSRLKTALGG; translated from the coding sequence ATGACCACCGAAGTCGATTTCTACGAACTGCTCGAATGCGAGCGCACCGCGGATGCGGGGACGATCAAGTCGGCCTATCGCAAGCTCGCGATCAAATATCACCCCGACAAGAATGCCGGGTGCAAGGATTCCGAAGCGAAGTTCAAGGCGATCAACGAAGCCTATGACTGCCTGAAGGACCCGCAGAAGCGCGCGGCGTACGACCGCTATGGCCATGCCGCCTTTCGTCAGGGCGCGGGCGGGCCGGGCGGCGGCGCGCAGGATTTCGGCGGCTTTTCCGACATTTTCGAAAGCGTCTTCGGCGAATTCATGGGCGGCGGCCGGCAAGGGCGCGCGGGCCCCCGTCGCGGCGCGGACCTGCGCTACGACATGGAGATTTCGCTGGAGGAGGCCTATCACGGCCACCAGACCGAGATCACGGTCGACGTATCGACGTCCTGCGCCCCGTGCGGCGGCAGCGGCGCGTCGCCGGGGACCAAGGCGCGGACCTGTCACACCTGTAACGGGCAGGGCAAGGTCCGGGCGCAGCAGGGCTTTTTCGTCGTCGAGCGCGCCTGCCCGACCTGCCACGGCGCGGGACAGGTCATCAGCGACCCATGCCCGGTGTGCAATGGCGAGGGCCGGGTCGACCAGACCAAGACGCTGCAGGTCAACATCCCGCCCGGCGTCGATGAAGGCACGCGCATCCGCCTGACCGGTGAGGGCGAAGCGGGCGCACGCGGTGCGCCGGCGGGCGACCTCTACATCTTCCTGCACGTGAAGCGTCACGCGCTGTTCGAACGCGAGGGCACCGCGCTGCACGCCCGCGCGCCGATCAGCTTCACCACCGCGGCGCTGGGCGGGACGATCGAAATCCCCGGCCTCGACGGACAGAAGCACAGCATCCGCGTGCCGGCCGGCATCCAGTCGGGCAAGGAACTACGGCAGCGCGGCGCGGGCATGCCGGTGCTGCAGGGGCGGGGCCATGGCGACATGGTCATCCATATCGAGGTCGAGACCCCGACCCGCCTGTCGGCGCGGCAGAAGGAACTGCTCGAAGCGTTCCGCGAGACCGAGACCGGCGAGGAATGTCCGGAATCGATGGGCTTCTTCAGCCGGTTGAAGACCGCGCTCGGCGGGTAA
- a CDS encoding EF-hand domain-containing protein, producing MMKRILLASAVLMSTPAFAQDAAPAQTTAPVTQAAPAAPATTPADPSVAATQAAPATQPDPATQTAQTTAEAGQPASGTQIAQIVEAEFPKYDKDGKGQLTEKQFGEWMVALRSASEPGVTADKPEVKSWVKQAFAQADKDKSKAVSKAELTSFLTQSA from the coding sequence ATGATGAAGCGTATTCTTCTCGCCAGTGCCGTTCTGATGTCGACCCCCGCATTTGCCCAGGACGCCGCGCCGGCGCAAACGACTGCTCCAGTAACGCAGGCGGCGCCCGCCGCGCCGGCGACAACTCCGGCTGATCCGTCGGTTGCCGCTACGCAGGCGGCTCCGGCTACCCAGCCCGACCCCGCGACGCAGACCGCGCAGACGACGGCGGAGGCCGGCCAGCCCGCCAGCGGCACCCAGATCGCCCAGATCGTCGAGGCCGAATTCCCGAAATACGACAAGGACGGGAAGGGCCAGCTGACCGAAAAGCAGTTCGGCGAATGGATGGTCGCCCTGCGATCGGCCAGCGAACCCGGCGTGACTGCCGACAAGCCCGAGGTGAAGAGCTGGGTCAAGCAGGCCTTCGCCCAGGCGGACAAGGACAAGTCCAAGGCGGTGAGCAAGGCGGAGCTGACCAGCTTCCTGACCCAGAGCGCCTGA
- the radC gene encoding RadC family protein, with product MTTPETDGTGHRARLRGRLLEHGGAALLDHELIEYLLTLAIPRRDTKPLAKTLLHEFGGIGGLLAADPLALGKVSGMGDSAVAAIRIAQAAATRMLQAQVAERPVLSNWQALLDYLHADMAHLAVERIRVLHLNSRNLLIRDELVAEGTIDEAPIYTREVIRRALDLGSAALILVHNHPSGDHSPSRADIDLTRTIAAAGKPLGITVHDHLIIGAKGHTSLRAKGMF from the coding sequence ATGACCACGCCAGAGACCGACGGCACCGGCCACCGTGCGCGCCTGCGCGGGCGGTTGCTGGAGCATGGCGGCGCGGCGCTGCTCGACCATGAACTGATCGAATATCTGCTGACGCTGGCGATCCCCCGGCGCGATACCAAGCCGCTGGCGAAGACGTTGCTGCATGAATTCGGCGGGATCGGCGGACTGCTGGCCGCCGATCCGCTGGCGCTGGGCAAGGTGTCGGGCATGGGCGACAGCGCGGTGGCGGCGATCCGCATCGCGCAGGCCGCGGCGACGCGGATGTTGCAGGCGCAGGTGGCGGAACGCCCGGTGCTGTCGAACTGGCAAGCGCTGCTCGACTATCTTCACGCCGACATGGCGCATCTGGCGGTCGAGCGTATCCGCGTGCTGCACCTCAACAGCCGCAACCTGCTGATTCGCGACGAACTGGTGGCGGAAGGGACGATCGACGAGGCGCCGATCTATACCCGCGAGGTGATCCGCCGGGCGCTGGACCTGGGGTCGGCGGCGCTGATCCTCGTCCACAACCATCCGAGCGGCGACCATAGCCCCAGCCGCGCGGACATCGACCTGACCCGCACCATCGCCGCGGCGGGCAAGCCGCTCGGCATCACCGTCCACGACCACCTCATCATCGGTGCCAAGGGGCATACGAGCCTGCGCGCCAAGGGAATGTTCTGA
- a CDS encoding sugar O-acetyltransferase encodes MRTEKEKMIAGELYHAGDAELVADVARAAAWMDRYNASIAMAADARAALLREGLACVGTGVTIRPPFHIDYGYNITVGEDVFLNYGCVILDVCAVTIGDKTQIGPGVQILAADHPRDPAVRAQMLEFGRPVTIGRNVWIGGGAILLPGVTVGDDALIGAGSVVTRDVPAGATVVGNPARVR; translated from the coding sequence ATGCGTACCGAAAAGGAAAAGATGATCGCCGGCGAGCTGTATCATGCCGGCGACGCCGAACTAGTCGCCGACGTGGCGCGCGCGGCGGCGTGGATGGACCGCTACAACGCGTCGATCGCGATGGCGGCCGATGCCCGCGCGGCGCTGCTGCGCGAAGGGTTGGCGTGCGTCGGGACCGGCGTGACCATCCGCCCGCCCTTCCACATCGATTATGGCTACAACATCACCGTCGGCGAAGATGTGTTCCTGAACTATGGCTGCGTCATCCTCGACGTGTGCGCGGTCACCATCGGCGACAAGACTCAGATCGGGCCGGGCGTGCAGATCCTCGCGGCCGATCATCCGCGCGACCCGGCGGTGCGGGCGCAGATGCTGGAATTCGGGCGGCCGGTGACGATCGGGCGCAATGTGTGGATCGGCGGCGGCGCGATTCTCCTGCCGGGTGTCACGGTCGGCGACGATGCTCTGATCGGCGCGGGATCGGTGGTGACGCGCGATGTGCCGGCGGGGGCGACGGTCGTGGGGAATCCGGCGCGCGTGCGATAA
- a CDS encoding helix-turn-helix domain-containing protein codes for MPVVVNLDVMLARRKVRSKELAEAIGITESNLSLLKSGKVKGVRFATLAAICRYLDCTPGDILDYTPSDDDLRAGGEE; via the coding sequence ATGCCGGTCGTCGTCAATCTCGACGTGATGCTTGCCCGGCGGAAAGTACGGTCGAAGGAACTGGCCGAGGCGATCGGGATCACCGAATCGAATCTGTCGCTGCTGAAATCGGGCAAGGTGAAGGGAGTGCGCTTCGCGACGCTGGCCGCGATCTGCCGTTATCTCGACTGCACGCCGGGCGATATTCTCGACTACACCCCGTCCGACGACGACCTGCGCGCCGGGGGCGAGGAGTGA
- a CDS encoding GNAT family N-acetyltransferase — translation MTVQWRLATAADAPDIATLARAELGAYGEAADLYAERIALSPEGCWVLADGDALIGHCISHPWHRLAPPTMHALLGNLPPSADCWYLHDVVVAPAARGTKAVERLLPILDAIAAQQAIPVLALIAVGGADAYWARQGFIAAPGGAAGFGAGAVYMERPVG, via the coding sequence ATGACTGTCCAGTGGCGCCTCGCCACCGCCGCCGACGCGCCCGATATCGCCACGCTCGCGCGTGCCGAACTGGGCGCCTATGGCGAGGCGGCGGACCTGTACGCCGAACGCATCGCGCTCAGTCCCGAAGGCTGTTGGGTGCTGGCGGACGGCGATGCGCTGATCGGCCATTGCATCAGCCATCCCTGGCACCGGCTCGCGCCGCCGACGATGCACGCATTGCTCGGCAACCTGCCGCCCAGCGCCGATTGCTGGTACCTCCACGACGTCGTCGTCGCACCCGCCGCACGCGGTACGAAGGCGGTCGAGCGCCTGCTGCCGATCCTCGACGCCATTGCCGCGCAGCAAGCGATCCCCGTCCTCGCGCTGATCGCGGTCGGCGGGGCCGATGCCTATTGGGCACGCCAGGGGTTCATCGCGGCACCGGGCGGCGCGGCCGGTTTCGGTGCGGGCGCGGTGTACATGGAGCGACCGGTCGGCTGA
- a CDS encoding intermembrane phospholipid transport protein YdbH family protein: MTGLGGDDEEAVETVASPRRHGRKRRRFAQVLLVVCGIVLLLAALVWTQRRPIADNLVRRELEKRGVAARYRVAQIGLGRQRLVDVVLGDPRAPDLIADWIEVDTEVGLNGAKVVGARVGQARLRATLRPDGTVSFGQIDRLLPPPSGKPFALPDFTVAVDDGRIRLATPYGVIGAKLAGRGNLANDFTGRLAAVAERLSLNGCGIDRLAANLSLRTATGGPSLSGPIRAQAAACGDVRLVGPVVQAEAQLSPGFDRWRGRAEVAAERIAAPQTRVAALSGTIGFDGRAQGTTGTLDLTSGDFVLPDLAGQALSIAGRYAVGGVPAFEGRIGARGARLSPAMVARIAGSADAAAGTPVAPLATAAMRAAARAAQRFDLSAEVAARPLAARIDRLAFVAASGARATLRDGPVHWVSGKGVTLNGTLAMGGGGLPAASIRLTHAGPGSPVNGTATIAPYAAGDARLALSPVRFRADGDGATRIETRAELSGPFSGGRIDRLALPIDARWDGGGRLVVNTGCVPVAFDRLRVSALTLDPARLQLCASDGGMVRLANGRVGGGVATGATRLTGTLGGTPITLAAAGGRFGLGDLGFALSDVKTRLGSPERVSVLDLGSLTGRVANGVVAGTFERGEGQIGNVPLLIREAAGDWRLAGGVLSLDGDVAVRDADPQPRFEPLRSDDFKLTLSGNDIRAGGTLKHPAKGVKVTDVAIVHDLATGRGNAVLAVPGITFGDSFQPNELTRLTFGVVADVKGTVSGRGDIAWSPDGVTSTGTFRTDDTDLAAAFGPVTGLAGEIRFTDLLGLVTAPGQVATIAEVNPGIAVTDGVVRYRLIEGMRVQIEGGRWPLGGGEMVLEPTILDFAEDQERRMTFRVTGVDGGLFLQQFEFDNLNASGVFDGVLPMIFDARGGRIEGGRLQSRGGGNLSYVGEVTKEDVGFWGNLAFQALKSMNYRRLTIELDGPLAGEMLTAIRFAGVSQGEGTYSNFLIRRLAKLPLVFNVRIRAPFRQLIDSVQNYYDPKRLIERNLPALQAEQRRREQGLPPAPLDTTIQPSESETVP; this comes from the coding sequence GTGACGGGTCTGGGCGGTGACGACGAGGAGGCGGTGGAGACCGTAGCGTCGCCGCGTCGCCATGGCCGCAAACGGCGCCGCTTCGCGCAGGTGCTGCTCGTCGTGTGCGGCATCGTGCTGCTGCTCGCGGCGCTGGTATGGACGCAGCGCCGGCCGATCGCCGACAATCTGGTCCGCCGCGAACTGGAAAAGCGCGGGGTCGCCGCGCGCTACCGCGTGGCGCAGATCGGGCTGGGGCGGCAACGGCTGGTCGATGTCGTACTGGGCGATCCCAGGGCGCCCGACCTGATCGCCGACTGGATCGAGGTCGATACCGAGGTCGGGCTGAACGGCGCCAAGGTCGTCGGCGCACGCGTCGGGCAGGCGCGGTTGCGCGCGACGCTTCGTCCTGACGGCACGGTGTCGTTCGGACAGATCGACCGGTTGCTCCCGCCGCCGTCGGGCAAGCCGTTCGCGCTGCCCGATTTTACCGTCGCGGTCGACGATGGCCGCATCCGGCTCGCCACGCCCTATGGCGTGATCGGTGCGAAGCTGGCCGGGCGCGGCAATCTTGCGAACGACTTTACCGGGAGGCTGGCGGCGGTGGCGGAGCGGCTGTCGCTCAATGGCTGCGGGATCGATCGGCTCGCCGCGAACCTGTCGCTGCGGACGGCGACTGGCGGCCCATCCCTGTCCGGTCCGATCCGGGCCCAGGCCGCCGCCTGCGGCGACGTACGGCTGGTCGGACCGGTCGTGCAGGCGGAGGCGCAACTCTCGCCCGGGTTCGATCGGTGGCGCGGGCGGGCCGAGGTCGCCGCCGAGCGGATCGCTGCGCCGCAAACGCGGGTCGCCGCGCTGTCGGGCACGATCGGCTTCGACGGTCGGGCGCAGGGAACGACGGGCACGCTCGACCTCACCTCGGGTGATTTCGTCCTGCCGGACCTTGCGGGGCAGGCGTTGTCGATCGCCGGGCGTTATGCAGTGGGCGGCGTGCCTGCGTTCGAGGGGCGGATCGGCGCGCGAGGCGCACGGCTTTCCCCCGCGATGGTCGCGCGGATCGCCGGTAGCGCGGATGCCGCCGCGGGTACACCGGTTGCTCCACTGGCGACCGCCGCGATGCGCGCGGCGGCCCGCGCCGCACAGCGTTTCGACCTGTCGGCGGAGGTTGCCGCGCGCCCGCTGGCTGCGCGAATCGACCGGCTGGCCTTCGTTGCGGCCAGCGGTGCGCGCGCCACGCTGCGCGACGGACCGGTCCACTGGGTGTCGGGCAAGGGCGTGACGCTCAACGGCACGCTGGCGATGGGCGGTGGCGGGCTGCCGGCCGCCAGCATCCGCCTGACCCATGCCGGACCGGGATCGCCGGTGAACGGCACCGCGACCATCGCCCCCTATGCGGCAGGCGATGCGCGGCTGGCGCTGTCGCCGGTGCGCTTCCGTGCCGATGGCGACGGCGCGACCCGTATCGAAACCCGTGCCGAACTGTCGGGACCGTTCAGCGGCGGGCGGATCGATCGCCTCGCGCTGCCGATCGATGCGCGGTGGGACGGGGGCGGGCGGCTGGTGGTGAATACCGGCTGCGTGCCGGTCGCGTTCGACCGGTTGCGGGTGTCCGCGCTGACGCTCGACCCCGCACGGCTACAGCTCTGCGCGAGTGATGGCGGCATGGTCCGGCTGGCGAACGGGCGGGTCGGTGGGGGTGTCGCGACCGGCGCGACGCGGCTGACCGGCACGCTGGGCGGGACTCCGATCACGCTGGCGGCGGCGGGCGGGCGGTTCGGCCTTGGCGATCTCGGCTTTGCGCTGAGCGATGTGAAGACCCGGCTGGGCAGCCCGGAGCGCGTCAGCGTCCTCGACCTCGGCTCGCTCACCGGCCGCGTCGCCAACGGGGTCGTCGCGGGCACATTCGAACGCGGCGAGGGGCAGATCGGCAATGTCCCGCTGCTGATTCGCGAGGCGGCGGGCGACTGGAGGCTGGCGGGCGGCGTCCTTTCGCTCGATGGCGATGTCGCCGTGCGCGACGCCGATCCGCAGCCGCGATTCGAACCGCTGCGCAGCGACGATTTCAAACTGACGCTCAGCGGAAACGACATTCGCGCCGGGGGCACGCTGAAGCACCCGGCCAAGGGGGTGAAGGTCACCGACGTCGCCATCGTCCACGACCTCGCCACCGGGCGCGGCAATGCCGTGCTGGCGGTGCCGGGCATCACCTTTGGCGATTCGTTCCAGCCGAACGAACTGACCCGGCTGACCTTCGGGGTCGTCGCCGATGTGAAGGGGACGGTGTCTGGCCGCGGCGACATTGCGTGGAGCCCCGACGGCGTTACCTCGACGGGCACCTTCCGCACCGACGATACCGATCTTGCCGCCGCCTTCGGTCCGGTAACGGGCCTTGCCGGCGAGATCCGCTTCACCGACCTGCTGGGCCTCGTCACCGCGCCGGGGCAGGTGGCGACGATCGCCGAGGTCAATCCGGGCATCGCGGTGACCGACGGTGTGGTCCGCTATCGCCTGATCGAAGGGATGCGCGTTCAGATCGAAGGGGGCCGCTGGCCGCTGGGCGGTGGCGAGATGGTGCTGGAGCCGACCATCCTCGACTTTGCCGAGGATCAGGAACGCCGGATGACCTTCCGCGTGACTGGCGTCGATGGCGGGCTGTTCCTGCAGCAGTTCGAATTCGACAATCTCAATGCATCGGGCGTGTTCGACGGCGTGCTGCCGATGATCTTCGACGCGCGGGGCGGCCGGATCGAAGGGGGTAGGCTGCAGTCGCGCGGCGGCGGCAACCTGTCCTATGTGGGTGAGGTCACGAAGGAGGATGTCGGCTTCTGGGGCAATCTCGCCTTCCAGGCGCTGAAATCGATGAACTATCGCCGCCTGACGATCGAGCTGGACGGGCCGCTGGCAGGCGAGATGCTGACCGCGATCCGTTTCGCGGGGGTCAGCCAGGGGGAGGGGACGTACAGTAATTTCCTGATCCGTCGCCTCGCCAAACTACCGCTCGTCTTCAACGTGCGGATCAGGGCGCCCTTCCGCCAGCTGATCGATTCGGTGCAGAATTACTACGACCCGAAACGGCTGATCGAACGCAACCTGCCCGCGCTCCAGGCCGAACAGCGCCGCCGCGAACAGGGCTTGCCACCGGCGCCGCTCGACACCACCATTCAGCCCTCCGAAAGCGAGACTGTGCCATGA
- a CDS encoding YnbE family lipoprotein: MTRTVMLLRALVIGVPACAAGGCVNVSAPDKPIVINLNINITQEVVYRLDGEAKTLIQDNPGIF; this comes from the coding sequence ATGACGCGAACCGTGATGCTGTTGCGAGCCTTGGTGATCGGCGTGCCCGCATGTGCCGCGGGCGGGTGCGTCAACGTGTCCGCGCCGGACAAGCCGATCGTCATCAACTTGAACATCAACATCACGCAGGAAGTGGTGTATCGTCTCGACGGCGAGGCGAAGACCCTCATCCAGGACAATCCGGGGATTTTCTGA
- a CDS encoding methyl-accepting chemotaxis protein, whose amino-acid sequence MIFRRSTTDLETRTAMAMYRHSPDAVLLLKGGAFVECNPAAEQVYGLPRRDIIGQNPVVFSRATQGDGRPSIEHVGERVQKAIRDGHARFEWYNMRGAEEVRMLVTLIPIADKAADAVLVQIQDLTNTGRVVDALTQGLSSLAAGDLNVRLDTPFSAEFEPLRASFNTAADTMAQSMAEVTSVAAALHNGCSDIRQASDDLSGRTERQAASLEESAAAIQEITQNVREAATLVETTESIVADTHRDAQSSVGVVEDTTQAMGGIERASKEIGDIIAVIDGIAFQTNLLALNAGVEAARAGDAGKGFAVVASEVRALAQRSAEAAKDVKARVSASTAQVDRGVELVANTGVALKRITEQMDRIRSLIGNIATSARQQADTLGQINIAVGEMDSITQHNAAMVEETTAAARSLADEAARLNDAVAVFRVGRADPRGTYSAPLRMVAGGRR is encoded by the coding sequence ATGATCTTCCGTCGCTCCACAACCGATCTCGAAACCCGCACCGCGATGGCGATGTACCGCCATTCGCCCGACGCCGTCCTGCTGCTGAAAGGCGGCGCGTTCGTCGAATGCAATCCGGCGGCGGAACAGGTGTACGGGCTGCCGCGCCGCGACATCATCGGCCAGAACCCGGTCGTATTCTCGCGCGCGACGCAGGGCGACGGACGGCCGAGCATCGAACATGTCGGCGAACGCGTGCAAAAGGCGATCCGCGACGGCCATGCCCGGTTCGAATGGTACAATATGCGCGGCGCCGAAGAAGTGCGCATGCTCGTCACGCTGATCCCGATCGCCGACAAGGCCGCCGATGCGGTGCTGGTCCAGATTCAGGACCTGACCAATACCGGGCGCGTCGTCGATGCGCTGACCCAGGGGCTGTCGTCGCTCGCGGCGGGGGACCTGAACGTCCGGCTCGACACGCCGTTCAGCGCCGAGTTCGAACCGCTGCGGGCGAGCTTCAACACCGCCGCCGACACGATGGCACAGTCGATGGCCGAAGTGACCTCGGTTGCGGCGGCGCTGCACAACGGGTGCAGCGATATCCGCCAGGCATCGGACGATCTGTCGGGCCGCACCGAACGCCAGGCAGCAAGCCTCGAGGAATCGGCGGCGGCGATCCAGGAAATCACCCAGAATGTGCGCGAAGCCGCCACGCTGGTCGAAACGACCGAATCGATCGTCGCCGACACCCATCGCGATGCGCAAAGCTCCGTCGGCGTCGTCGAGGACACGACGCAGGCAATGGGCGGCATCGAGCGCGCGTCGAAGGAGATCGGCGACATCATTGCCGTCATCGACGGCATCGCGTTTCAGACCAACCTGCTGGCACTGAACGCCGGGGTCGAGGCGGCGCGCGCCGGGGATGCCGGCAAGGGCTTCGCGGTCGTCGCCTCCGAAGTCCGCGCGCTGGCGCAGCGATCGGCCGAGGCGGCGAAGGACGTCAAGGCGCGGGTCAGCGCCTCCACCGCACAGGTCGACCGGGGCGTGGAACTGGTGGCGAACACCGGTGTCGCGTTGAAGCGCATTACCGAACAGATGGACCGTATCCGCTCCCTGATCGGCAATATCGCCACCTCGGCCCGCCAGCAGGCCGATACGCTGGGCCAGATCAATATCGCGGTCGGCGAAATGGACAGCATCACTCAGCATAATGCGGCGATGGTCGAGGAAACGACCGCCGCCGCGCGCAGCCTGGCCGACGAAGCGGCGCGGCTGAACGATGCCGTCGCGGTATTCCGGGTAGGCCGGGCCGACCCGCGGGGCACGTACAGCGCGCCGCTCCGGATGGTGGCGGGCGGCCGACGCTGA